A region from the Wansuia hejianensis genome encodes:
- a CDS encoding DUF47 domain-containing protein: MSKKSDMIYFDNFVACADCAVRAAKILERVVENFNPERLSESIDEIHEIEHEADVKKHSLMEELMKAFITPIEREDIMAISQYLDDITDKIEDVVLRIYICNVQSIRPESVRFAKLAIRCCEMVKKTMQEFPEFKKSKELLQSLIEINRLEEEGDRLYLDSMRTLHTGTTDPVEIIVWRDIFKYLEDCIDACEHTSDIVETVIMKNT, encoded by the coding sequence ATGTCGAAGAAAAGTGATATGATTTATTTTGATAATTTCGTGGCCTGTGCGGACTGTGCCGTGCGGGCTGCCAAAATCCTGGAACGGGTTGTCGAAAATTTTAATCCCGAACGGCTCAGTGAGAGCATTGACGAGATCCATGAGATTGAGCACGAAGCTGATGTGAAAAAGCATTCACTGATGGAAGAACTGATGAAGGCTTTCATCACTCCCATCGAACGTGAAGATATTATGGCCATCAGCCAATATCTGGACGATATCACCGATAAGATCGAAGACGTGGTCCTGCGCATCTACATCTGCAATGTCCAGTCCATCCGTCCAGAATCTGTCCGTTTCGCAAAGCTGGCCATCCGCTGTTGTGAAATGGTTAAAAAAACCATGCAGGAGTTCCCGGAATTCAAGAAATCCAAAGAACTTCTCCAGAGTTTGATTGAAATCAACCGTCTGGAAGAAGAAGGCGACAGGCTCTATCTGGATTCCATGCGGACGCTTCACACCGGCACCACCGACCCTGTGGAAATCATTGTCTGGCGCGATATTTTCAAATATCTGGAGGATTGTATCGACGCCTGTGAACATACTTCCGATATCGTAGAGACAGTTATCATGAAAAACACCTGA